Proteins from one Megalopta genalis isolate 19385.01 chromosome 1, iyMegGena1_principal, whole genome shotgun sequence genomic window:
- the Tsen2 gene encoding tRNA splicing endonuclease subunit 2: MNLREPKKKRRVKVKEQPPFPIVIGDKNEWVNYTAYLTDVGSCIINPNEIAAVHSMGYFGKGSLSRGFPSFGKARYGAPPVIRNRQWIRRQEWLEQFNELSIEPNNSKSINMEENKCEESSAVNLEDENSSKSIEMETIPEIIEIDTNIESSDKNQKEDKSSDKEIEISQVNLDSMKEDEECVIVNKTTNEKSEETKDDVEECIESEEKEESYYVEAFDFKEGDQYNMNDTDVQSKLLILPDSDSETENYLKNIKPKVESESFPVQETLHLTFEETFFLLYGLGCLNLIDFDSNLLDIDSAWRIFCKADKNFVQKYVVYHYFRSKGWVVKPGLKYGGDFLLYKQGPPFYHASYIVLVDVLEADSLIRDESKSMHKPTWNNLFGLERLSETAAKEILFAQVLWPSSVLQTSNSLCVDSLSEFSVRELLWRRWNPKNNKDEDDADYDSW, from the exons ATGAATCTGCGGGAACCAAAGAAAAAACGACGGGTTAAAGTAAAAGAGCAACCACCATTCCCAATTGTGATTGGTGATAAAAATGAGTGGGTAAATTATACTGCTTATCTTACAGATGTGGGATCATGTATAATTAATCCAAATGAAATTGCTGCAGTACATTCCATG GGATATTTTGGCAAAGGTTCATTGTCACGTGGTTTTCCTTCATTTGGAAAAGCACGATATGGAGCACCTCCTGTTATAAGAAACAGACAATGGATTCGCAGACAAGAATGGCTTGAGCAATTCAATGAACTAAGCATAGAACCTAATAATAGTAAATCCATAAATATGGAAGAAAACAAATGTGAAGAGTCTAGCGCTGTAAATCTTGAAGATGAAAATTCTTCCAAATCTATAGAAATGGAAACTATAccagaaataattgaaatagatacaaatattgaatcCTCTGACAAAAATCAAAAAGAAGATAAGTCATCCGATAAGGAAATAGAAATTAGTCAAGTAAATCTTGATTCAATGAAAGAAGATGAGGAATGTGTCATTGTAAATAAAACTACTAATGAAAAGTCTGAGGAGACTAAAGATGATGTTGAGGAGTGCATTGAAAGTGAAGAGAAAGAGGAATCTTATTATGTAGAAGCTTTTGATTTCAAAGAAGGAGATCAATATAACATGAACGACACTGATGTTCAAAGTAAATTACTTATTTTGCCAGATAGTGATTCAGAAACTGAGAATTATTTAAAGAATATAAAACCCAAGGTTGAAAGTGAAAGTTTTCCAGTACAAGAAACTCTTCACCTTACATTTGAagaaacattttttcttttatatGGTTTAGGATGCTTAAATCTAATAGACTTCGATAGTAATTTGTTAGACATCGATAGTGCTTGGCGTATTTTTTGCAAAGCTGATAAAAACTTTGTACAGAAATATGTTGTATACCACTATTTTCGAAGCAAAGGATGGGTTGTGAAACCAGGATTAAAATATGGTGGAGACTTTT taCTCTATAAACAAGGACCACCGTTTTATCATGCATCATATATTGTATTAGTAGATGTTTTAGAAGCAGATTCACTGATCAGAGATGAAAGTAAATCTATGCATAAGCCAACATGGAATAATTTATTTGGATTAGAACGATTATCCGAGACTGCTGCAAAG GAAATATTGTTTGCTCAAGTATTGTGGCCATCTTCAGTTTTACAAACTTCAAACTCACTTTGTGTGGATTCTTTATCAGAGTTTTCTGTAAGAGAACTATTATGGAGGCGATGGAATCCCAAGAACAATAAAGATGAAGATGATGCTGATTATGATTCATGGTAA
- the LOC117228393 gene encoding COX assembly mitochondrial protein homolog gives MCTIMSAAYRGTRLPFTDCYRLHSSRTFPTRVGSECAEMVNQNVEYGLHSLKFNSGPHNLGDPDDTTLRKVEKDVLIPQLIRDKAKDEKCKEEVAEFSKCCAANNVFMVVKCRNENSTLKSCLTKWFNDEKFKEECKQLYLQDRKRYRMTGVPNKSRFSQLKSS, from the exons ATGTGCACAATCATGAGCGCGGCCTATAGAGGGACCCGACTACCGTTTACAGACTGTTACAGACTTCACAGTTCACGAACTTTTCCGACGAGGGTAGGAAGCGAATGTGCAGAAATGGTGAACCAAAACGTAGAATATGGGTTACATTCGCTAAAGTTTAATAGTGGACCACATAATTTAG GTGATCCCGATGATACAACATTGAGAAAGGTAGAAAAAGATgtacttataccgcaattaatCCGAGACAAAGCGAAAGATGAAAAATGCAAGGAAGAAGTTGCgg aattttcaaAATGTTGTGCGGCTAATAATGTTTTTATGGTCgttaaatgtagaaatgaaaatTCTACTTTAAAATCATGCCTGACAAAATGGTTCAATGATGAAAAGTTCAAAGAAGAATGTAAACAGCTATATTTACAAGACAGAAAACGTTATCGAATGACTGGTGTGCCTAATAAATCAAGATTTTCTCAATTAAAGTCCTCATAA
- the Rpn11 gene encoding regulatory particle non-ATPase 11, which yields MERLLRLGGCMPGVNQGPPPSDAPVVDTAEQVYISSLALLKMLKHGRAGVPMEVMGLMLGEFVDDYTVRVIDVFAMPQTGTGVSVEAVDPVFQAKMLDMLKQTGRPEMVVGWYHSHPGFGCWLSGVDINTQQSFEALSERAVAVVIDPIQSVKGKVVIDAFRLINPNMMVLGQEPRQTTSNLGHLQKPSVQALIHGLNRHYYSISINYRKNELEQKMLLNLHKKTWMDGLTLAEYSEHSRLNENIVSEMLELAKNYNKALEDEEKMTPEQLAIKNVGKQDPKRHLEEKVDTLMTANIVQCLGAMLDTVVFK from the exons ATGGAGCGACTTCTGAGATTAGGTGGATGTATGCCAGGCGTGAATCAAGGACCTCCTCCTTCAGATGCTCCAGTTGTTGACACCGCTGAGCAG GTATACATATCATCATTGGCACTTTTAAAAATGCTTAAGCATGGACGTGCTGGTGTTCCTATGGAAGTAATGGGTCTGATGCTTGGAGAGTTTGTTGATGACTATACTGTTCGTGTTATTGATGTATTTGCTATGCCTCAAACAGGAACT GGTGTCAGTGTAGAAGCAGTTGATCCAGTATTTCAAGCAAAAATGTTAGACATGCTTAAACAAACTGGTAGGCCAGAAATGGTTGTAGGATGGTATCATTCCCATCCAGGATTTGGTTGTTGGCTGTCAGGTGTAGATATCAATACACAGCAATCTTTTGAAGCCCTTAGTGAAAGAGCAGTGGCTGTTGTAATTGATCCAATACAATCTGTGAAAGGAAAGGTTGTTATTGATGCATTTAGATTAATTAATCCAAACATGATG GTCTTAGGACAAGAACCTCGTCAAACCACATCCAATTTAGGTCATTTACAGAAACCTTCTGTTCAAGCTTTAATTCACGGTTTAAATCGTCATTATTATAGCATTAGCATCAACTATCGCAAGAATGAATTAGAACAGaaaatgctgttaaatctaCACAAAAAGACCTGGATGGATGGTCTTACGCTTGCTGAATATTCTGAACACAGTAGacttaatgaaaacattgtgtCCGAAATGCTTGAACTTGCCAAAAATTACAACAAG GCGTTAGAAGATGAAGAAAAAATGACACCAGAACAATTAGCTATAAAGAATGTGGGCAAACAGGATCCAAAGCGGCATTTAGAAGAGAAAGTGGACACACTAATGACTGCAAACATTGTTCAATGTCTGGGTGCTATGCTCGATACCGTCGTATTCAAATAA
- the Nop60B gene encoding dyskerin pseudouridine synthase 1 Nop60B, whose protein sequence is MAEDDKKKTKKKSLGEMQLEFKFEIEPSDAPVKMEHKDWPLLFKNFHKLLTRTKHYTPLASGSTPLNRELSEYIKSGCINLDKPCNPSSHEVVAWIKRILRVEKTGHSGTLDPKVSGCLIVCIDRATRLAKAQQSAGKEYVSVFKLHSAPESVLKVRQSLERLRGALFQRPPLISAVKRQLRVRTVFSSSFLDYDENRHMGVFRVSCEAGSYIRTICVHLGLFLGTGCQMQELRRCRSGVQSEKDGIVTMHDILDAQWLYDHHGDDTYLRRVIKPLECLLVNYKRIIMKDSAVNAICYGAKIMLPGILMYDDGIELNQEIVLVTTKGEAIALGIALMTSPTLATCDHGIAAKIKRVIMERDQYPRKWGLGPKALIKKRMILEGKLDKYGKPNENTPIDWVVDERGLTTTTGVSASTATITTTTPPVTKIEQPEDENGSPDGAAKKRKWQETKLVASSEDVVKEPVDDPETISPKGIKKEKKEKKKKKRKEKSASESEDSIVMDVEGTVEETPTKEEKKNKKKKKKDKNNVGPNSN, encoded by the exons ATGGCAGAAGATG ATAAAAAGAAAACTAAAAAGAAGTCACTTGGGGAGATGCAACTGGAATTCAAGTTTGAAATTGAACCTTCTGATGCGCCTGTAAAGATGGAACATAAGGATTGGCCTCTCCTGTTTAAG AACTTCCATAAGCTGCTCACACGAACAAAACATTACACTCCTTTAGCTAGTGGCTCAACGCCATTAAATAGAGAATTATCAGAGTACATAAAATCTGGATGCATTAATTTAGATAAACCATGCAATCCTTCATCGCATGAAGTTGTTGCATGGATAAAAAGGATTTTAAGAGTAGAAAAGACCGGTCATTCTGGCACATTGGATCCTAAAGTATCTGGTTGCTTAATAGTGTGCATTGATAGAGCAACTAGATTAGCTAAAGCACAGCAATCTGCTGGGAAAGAATACGTTTCAGTTTTTAAGTTGCACTCTGCTCCTGAAAGTGTACTAAAG GTACGTCAATCACTGGAGAGATTACGTGGTGCACTGTTTCAACGGCCTCCACTTATATCTGCAGTTAAGCGTCAGCTTCGCGTTAGAACGGTCTTCAGTAGTTCGTTCTTGGATTATGATGAAAATCGACATATGGGCGTGTTCAGAGTTAGTTGTGAGGCTGGTTCGTACATCAGAACTATATGTGTTCACCTTGGTCTCTTCTTAGGCACCGGTTGCCAAATGCAAGAACTACGTAGATGCCGTTCTGGAGTACAATCCGAGAAGGATGGTATAGTTACCATGCACGATATACTTGATGCTCAATGGTTATATGATCACCATGGAGATGATACATACTTAAGGAGAGTGATTAAACCTCTAGAATGTCTCCTTGtaaattataaaagaattaTCATGAAAGATAGTGCA GTAAATGCTATTTGCTATGGAGCTAAAATTATGTTGCCGGGTATATTGATGTACGACGATGGCATAGAATTGAATCAAGAAATTGTATTAGTAACAACAAAAGGCGAAGCTATAGCACTTG GGATAGCATTAATGACATCTCCTACGTTGGCTACTTGCGACCATGGCATCGCCGCAAAAATAAAAAGAGTCATTATGGAAAGGGATCAATATCCAAGAAAATGGGGCCTGGGGCCTAAAGCTCTCATAAAAAAACGCATGATTCTGGAAGGAAAATTAGATAAGTATGGAAAACCAAATGAAAACACACCTATAGATTGGGTAGTTGATGAAAGAGGACTTACTACTACCACTGGTGTTTCTGCATCAActgctactattactactactactccaCCTGTTACTAAAATTGAACAG CCTGAAGATGAAAATGGATCGCCTGATGGCGCTGCAAAGAAACGCAAATGGCAGGAGACAAAACTAGTTGCTTCATCAGAAGATGTAGTAAAAGAACCGGTTGATGATCCAGAAACGATATCGCCCAAAGGGATaaagaaagagaagaaagagaagaagaagaaaaagaggaaagaAAAATCAGCATCTGAATCAGAAGATTCAATAGTAATGGATGTTGAAGGCACAGTTGAG gaAACACCGACTAAAGaagagaagaaaaataaaaagaagaagaagaaagacaaAAATAATGTAGGACCAAATTCAAATTGA